The window AACGTTCGCCTGCGTTCTATTTCATTCATTTGTTTTATATTCTTTGGGAGTAAAAACCTTGTCAGCTGTTGCTGAGGTGAAACTAACTTGTTAGCTCTTAATTCTTTAAATCAATTTATAGCTTAACTAAGTCTTATAATCTTTCTTTTTAACTCCTATTATTTGTCTTGTTCCTGTAAGCCTTTCATGCACTTCTTCAGTGAATCAACCCAATATGGAATCTTTATGCCAAAGGTTTCCTTAATCTTAGTCTTATCAAGGACAGAGTAGGCAGGACGTGTAACAGGTGAAGGGAACTCGTCGCTGTGGCAAGGTTGGATATCACACGTTGTGTTTCCTGCAAGTTCTGCAATCTTAATCGTGAAGTCATACCAGCTACATACACCCTCATTAGAGAAGTGGTAGATGCCACTATTTCCTTCATACTTGCGGTTCTCAACGATATCGAAGATGGCGTCTGCTAAGTCGCCCGCATAGGTTGGTGTTCCGCACTGGTCGAAAACAACCTTCAGCTGTGGCTTAGTAGCTGTGAGATTCATCATTGTCTTAACGAAGTTATGACCAAACTCGCTGTAAAGCCATGCGGTACGAAGAATAATATGGTTCACACCAGTAGCTTGAATCTTCTCCTCACCATACAGTTTTGTTAAACCATAAACGCCAGTAGGAGTACCCTTCATATCCTCTTTGCAAGGAGTATTGTATGGGTCACCACCGAAGACATAGTCTGTGCTGACATGAACAAGCAAGCCACCCACCTCTTTCATAGCCTTTGCAAGGTTCTCTGGTGCAGTCGCATTGAGTGATTCAACAATCTCACCCGCAGTCTCTGCTTTGTCCACATTGGTCCACGCAGCGCAGTTGATGATACATTCAACCTTATTGTCTTGTACCATCTTGCGGATGTCTTTGAGATTAGTAATGTCTAACTTTGTATATCCCTCACATACGTCAGTGAAGATATAGTGGTCTTTACTCTGTTTAGATACAAGCTGTATCTCATTGCCAAGCTGCCCGTTAGCTCCAGTAACTAAAATATTCATAAGCTATCTCCTTTATTCTTCGCCGAAGTTTAAGCCTTCAGTCTTATCCTTAATATAGTAGTCTGACAACATACCAATGAAGGTTGTTATCTCGTTAAGCGCACGAGTTGTCTCGGGGGTAATCTCTTTCTTCTGCAGACGAAGCATCATCACTCCATAAAGAAGGTCGAAACAAGTTTCAATCTCACTCTTTCCTAACTGCGCGGCAACACTCTTTAAGCGTTCATCATTTGTACGTGCCATCTTGTCTGCTGTACGTTTTGTCTTACCTCTTAGCTCAACAATGAATGGTAAAACACGATAATATTCAGCAGAATAGAACGGAAACTTTGATGATTGCAGCAACTGTGCGTGCAACTCTGTAAGGTCCTGCATGAGCACCTTGTTAATCTGTAGGTGTCCACCTTCTCGACAACCTTCTTGATTCATCATGCGTACAAGGTCGCCAAACCAGTCTTCCTCTTCCTCCTTTTGTTCTTCGGTGTATTGGAACTGGTCGATATATTCTTTACGGATTCGTGTCAATGAACAACCGTAAGCACGGATAGTATCTTCTATCTGCCACATATAAAGCAGATATTCTGCTATACTCTTCTTTCTTAATTCCTTAGCTACAAACATAAATTACCCTTATTCCATTAATCCGTCAATAGTTGGCAGATGATAAAGATTAAATACTGTACCCACAAGCATGATGATAGAAAACAGAATGACAACAGAACCTATAACCTTATTTATAATAAGAATACCATTGACATCAAACTTTCCTCTAATCTTATCTATCAACCATGATAAGCCATACCACCAAAGTAACGCGCCAGCAGGGATACAGGTAAAGCCGATAATCATCTCTAATGGGCGATTAGGCTGTACGAAAGCGAATTGTGCGTAACTTGCAATGAAGAGGAAGATAATCATTGGATTAGAGAGGGTTACCAAGAAGGCTGTAACGCCATTATGGAAGAGAGAGCCCTTCTCCTTACCACTCTGATGAGCTTTCTTCATCGGATCTGACTTGAAGCAATAGACTCCAAAGAGTAATAATAATACACTTCCTGTAATCTGTACTATCAACTTATATGTAGGGTTTTCTAAAGGTCCCATAATGAAACTCATACCTAACCCTACGATAAGTGCATAAATAGTGTCGCTGATAGCGGCTCCAATACCTGTTATAAAACCATACCAACGTCCCTTGTTCAAGGTTCGTTGTATACATAATATTCCAACTGGACCCATGGGAGCTGATGCTATAATTCCAATAAGCAGTCCCTTAAAGATAAAATCCAGTATATCTAATTGAATAGGAAATTGCATGCTTGTTATTTTGAGTGCAAAATTGCAAAAATAATACGAGATAAGCAAATTTACCTAACAAAACTTTGTGGCATTCCTCTTTTTTTCATAACTTTGCCCATAGTAAATTCAAACTAAAAACTTATTATGTCATGGACGTAACAGAGCAGAAACCAGTTGTAACTGGATTGGAAAAGCCATTTGTAATTGGCTTGGATTTAGGAGGAACAAACGCAGTTTTCGGTGTCGTAGATCAGCGTGGTCAGGTACTTGCCACCAATTCTATTAAGACACAGGCTTATAAGACAGTCGACGATTTTGTAGAAGCAGGTGTAGAGGCAATAAAGCCTCTTGTTGCAAAATATGGTGGAATAGGTCAGTTCCGTGCTATGGGTATTGGTGCACCTAATGGTAACTTCTATCGTGGCACGATAGAGTTCGCACCAAACCTCTCATGGGGACACGATGGTGTAGTGCCATTGGGCGATATGTTCTCACAGAAGTTGGGTATTCCTGTTGGTCTTACCAATGATGCAAACGCTGCAGCTATCGGTGAGATGCAGTATGGTGTTGCCCGCGGAATGAAGGATTTTATCATGATTACTCTCGGTACAGGTGTTGGCTCTGGTATCGTTATCAATGGTCAGATGGTCTATGGTTCTGATGGCTTTGCTGGTGAGTTGGGTCATATGATTATGGTTCGTGGAGAGAAAGGTCGCACTTGCGGTTGTGGTCGTAGAGGTTGTTTGGAGACTTACTGCTCTGCAACTGGTGTTGCTCGCACAGCTCGTGAGTTCTTGCAGAATAGCAAGGAAGACTCTCTCTTGCGTGAGATGAAGCCAGAAGATATCACTTCTTTGGATGTTTCTATTGCTGCTGGTCGCGGCGATGCACTTGCTAAGCGTGTTTACGAGTTCACTGGTAATATGTTAGGTGAGGCTTGTGCTGACTTCGCAACCTTCTCTTCTCCAGAGGCTTTCATCTTCTTTG is drawn from Prevotella melaninogenica and contains these coding sequences:
- the rfbD gene encoding dTDP-4-dehydrorhamnose reductase, producing the protein MNILVTGANGQLGNEIQLVSKQSKDHYIFTDVCEGYTKLDITNLKDIRKMVQDNKVECIINCAAWTNVDKAETAGEIVESLNATAPENLAKAMKEVGGLLVHVSTDYVFGGDPYNTPCKEDMKGTPTGVYGLTKLYGEEKIQATGVNHIILRTAWLYSEFGHNFVKTMMNLTATKPQLKVVFDQCGTPTYAGDLADAIFDIVENRKYEGNSGIYHFSNEGVCSWYDFTIKIAELAGNTTCDIQPCHSDEFPSPVTRPAYSVLDKTKIKETFGIKIPYWVDSLKKCMKGLQEQDK
- a CDS encoding DUF4924 family protein gives rise to the protein MFVAKELRKKSIAEYLLYMWQIEDTIRAYGCSLTRIRKEYIDQFQYTEEQKEEEEDWFGDLVRMMNQEGCREGGHLQINKVLMQDLTELHAQLLQSSKFPFYSAEYYRVLPFIVELRGKTKRTADKMARTNDERLKSVAAQLGKSEIETCFDLLYGVMMLRLQKKEITPETTRALNEITTFIGMLSDYYIKDKTEGLNFGEE
- a CDS encoding LysE family translocator, whose protein sequence is MQFPIQLDILDFIFKGLLIGIIASAPMGPVGILCIQRTLNKGRWYGFITGIGAAISDTIYALIVGLGMSFIMGPLENPTYKLIVQITGSVLLLLFGVYCFKSDPMKKAHQSGKEKGSLFHNGVTAFLVTLSNPMIIFLFIASYAQFAFVQPNRPLEMIIGFTCIPAGALLWWYGLSWLIDKIRGKFDVNGILIINKVIGSVVILFSIIMLVGTVFNLYHLPTIDGLME
- a CDS encoding ROK family protein, with product MDVTEQKPVVTGLEKPFVIGLDLGGTNAVFGVVDQRGQVLATNSIKTQAYKTVDDFVEAGVEAIKPLVAKYGGIGQFRAMGIGAPNGNFYRGTIEFAPNLSWGHDGVVPLGDMFSQKLGIPVGLTNDANAAAIGEMQYGVARGMKDFIMITLGTGVGSGIVINGQMVYGSDGFAGELGHMIMVRGEKGRTCGCGRRGCLETYCSATGVARTAREFLQNSKEDSLLREMKPEDITSLDVSIAAGRGDALAKRVYEFTGNMLGEACADFATFSSPEAFIFFGGLTKAGDLLMEPIMRSYKEHALEIFKDKPKFLVSSLDDAAAAVLGASAIGWEL